A single window of Cervus canadensis isolate Bull #8, Minnesota chromosome 17, ASM1932006v1, whole genome shotgun sequence DNA harbors:
- the LOC122419726 gene encoding myeloid-associated differentiation marker-like, giving the protein MGYFLRLLQLLSTCVAFSLVAGVSTLQVAAGNWSIFVWCFCFVVTLIILIVELCGLQPRLHLSWDGFLITSASCATFLCLSGSIVFATACIQLLPHSPFGNHAIAVTAFSSLASLAYAAEVVWTCAWSGEFSCSVLTLPGLLHRLEIFVACVIFAFISSPHLYVHQPALEWCVAVYSICFLLSAVTLLLNWYNWDNRLPVPIPLVHLGLTLLSALLYASAVVLWPLYQFNGEFGGQPQRSSDVSCHDKLTYYMCTWDQRLAVAVLTAINLLIYVVDLVDLARRFFYQLLRLCTRPPDSLLLSVEASSPSSVVL; this is encoded by the coding sequence ATGGGCTACTTCCTCCGCCTGCTGCAGCTGCTGTCCACCTGTGTGGCCTTCTCACTGGTGGCTGGTGTGAGCACTTTGCAGGTGGCCGCAGGTAACTGGTCCATATTTGTCTGGTGCTTCTGCTTCGTCGTGACCCTCATCATCCTCATAGTCGAGTTGTGTGGGCTTCAGCCCCGCCTCCACCTCTCCTGGGACGGCTTTCTCATCACCAGCGCCTCCTGTGCCACCTTCTTATGCCTCTCAGGCTCCATCGTCTTTGCCACCGCCTGCATCCAGTTGCTGCCTCACAGCCCCTTCGGCAACCATGCCATTGCGGTCACTGCCTTTTCCAGCCTTGCATCTCTGGCTTATGCTGCTGAAGTGGTCTGGACCTGCGCCTGGTCTGGAGAGTTCTCCTGCTCTGTGCTCACCTTGCCAGGCCTGCTTCACAGGCTGGAGATCTTCGTGGCCTGTGTCATCTTCGCCTTCATCAGCAGCCCCCACCTGTACGTGCACCAGCCGGCCCTGGAGTGGTGCGTGGCCGTGTATTCCATCTGCTTCCTCCTGTCAGCCGTGACCCTCCTGCTGAACTGGTACAACTGGGACAACAGGCTGCCTGTCCCCATCCCCCTTGTGCATTTGGGGCTGACCCTGCTCTCCGCCCTCCTCTATGCCTCAGCTGTGGTCCTCTGGCCACTCTACCAGTTCAATGGGGAGTTCGGCGGGCAGCCCCAGAGGTCCAGCGACGTGAGCTGCCATGATAAACTCACCTATTATATGTGCACTTGGGACCAGCGACTGGCTGTGGCCGTCCTGACAGCCATCAACCTGCTGATTTATGTGGTTGACCTGGTGGACTTGGCCCGCCGCTTTTTTTATCAGCTTCTGAGGCTCTGCACCAGGCCCCCCGATTCCCTCCTGTTGTCAGTGGAGGCATCTTCACCAAGCTCAGTCGTCCTCTGA
- the LOC122455055 gene encoding myeloid-associated differentiation marker-like encodes MGCCLRQLQLFSTCMAFSLGASVGTWKGAIGNWSMFIWCFCFVLTLLILIVELCGLEGHFPFSWDNFLITCNCYSALLCLSASIIYPIIYVQLLSNSHDWDRTIISTAFSCIAFVAYAMDVTWTRAQPNIITGYMATVPGLLKGLETIVACVIFVFLSNTSLYLHQPALEWCVAVYSICFILSSVAILLNLGKCDNRLSIPFSIFQLVLTLLSVLLYTTALLLWPLYQFNEELNRQPQRSSDVNCSSGLPTSVCTWDQQLAVVSLTAINLLIYVTDLVFSARLNFNGS; translated from the coding sequence ATGGGCTGCTGCCTCCGACAGCTGCAGCTGTTCTCCACCTGCATGGCCTTCTCTCTGGGGGCCAGCGTGGGCACCTGGAAGGGGGCCATAGGTAACTGGTCCATGTTCATCTGGTGCTTCTGCTTCGTCCTGACCCTACTCATCCTCATAGTTGAGTTATGTGGGCTGGAGGGCCACTTCCCGTTCTCCTGGGACAATTTTCTCATCACCTGCAACTGCTACTCCGCCCTCCTCTGCCTCTCGGCCTCCATCATCTACCCCATCATCTACGTTCAGCTCTTGTCCAACAGCCACGACTGGGACCGCACCATCATCTCCACTGCATTCTCCTGCATCGCCTTTGTGGCTTATGCCATGGATGTGACCTGGACTAGGGCCCAGCCCAACATAATCACAGGCTATATGGCCACTGTGCCAGGCCTTCTTAAGGGGCTGGAGACCATCGTGGCCTGTGTCATCTTTGTCTTCCTCAGCAACACCTCCCTGTACCTGCACCAGCCGGCCCTGGAGTGGTGTGTGGCCGTGTACTCCATTTGCTTCATCTTGTCATCCGTGGCCATCCTGCTGAACCTGGGCAAATGCGACAACAGGctgtccatccccttctccattttccagcttgtgctgaCCCTGCTTTCCGTCCTCCTCTACACCACTGCTCTGCTCCTCTGGCCACTCTACCAGTTCAACGAAGAGTTGAACAGGCAGCCCCAGCGGTCCAGTGATGTGAACTGCAGCAGTGGACTCCCCACCTCTGTGTGCACCTGGGACCAACAACTGGCTGTGGTTAGTTTGACAGCCATCAACCTGCTGATTTATGTGACTGACCTGGTGTTCTCTGCCCGCCTGAATTTTAACGGCAGCTGA
- the LOC122455054 gene encoding myeloid-associated differentiation marker-like — protein sequence MTTRSTSPSGDAKFNVCRFLRLPQLCSTCVAFSLVADMGNPRGAIGNWSMSFWCVCFAMTFIIAIVECCRHPSHFLFFWYNISVTYACYAALICLSASIIYSITYVQFVPYGPNRDRAIAATAFSCIASVLYVIEVAGMWAWYELKEIFFYKHTLRALLKVLETFVAGVIFAFLSNTSLYLHQPALEWCVAVYSICFILAAVVLLLDLAEWEYMLSGPFSIFQLVITLLSILLYVSALVLWPLYQFYEELGGQPQRSSDGDCRDELTYDMCTWDQRLAVAVLTAINLLVYVADLVYWACQVFL from the coding sequence ATGACCACCCGGTCGACATCCCCAAGCGGTGACGCCAAGTTCAACGTGTGCCGCTTCCTCCGCCTGCCACAGCTCTGCTCCACTTGCGTGGCCTTCTCGCTTGTGGCCGACATGGGCAATCCGAGAGGGGCCATAGGTAACTGGTCCATGTCCTTCTGGTGTGTCTGTTTCGCCATGACCTTCATCATTGCCATAGTTGAGTGTTGCAGGCACCCgtctcactttcttttcttctggtaCAACATCTCTGTCACCTATGCCTGCTACGCTGCCCTCATCTGCCTCTCGGCCTCTATCATCTACTCCATCACCTATGTCCAGTTCGTGCCTTATGGTCCTAACCGGGACCGGGCCATCGCCGCCACTGCTTTCTCCTGCATCGCGTCTGTGCTGTATGTCATAGAAGTGGCCGGGATGTGGGCCTGGTATGAGCTCAAGGAGATCTTCTTCTACAAGCACACCTTGCGAGCCCTGCTGAAGGTGCTGGAGACCTTCGTGGCTGGTGTCATCTTTGCCTTCCTCAGCAACACCTCCCTGTATCTGCACCAGCCGGCCCTGGAGTGGTGTGTGGCCGTGTACTCCATCTGCTTCATCCTGGCAGCTGTGGTCCTCCTGCTGGACCTGGCTGAATGGGAATACATGCTGTCTGGGCCCTTCTCCATTTTCCAGCTTGTGATCACCCTGCTCTCCATCCTCCTCTATGTCAGCGCTCTGGTCCTCTGGCCACTCTACCAGTTCTATGAGGAGCTCGGTGGGCAGCCTCAGAGGTCCAGTGATGGGGACTGCAGGGACGAGCTCACCTATGACATGTGCACCTGGGACCAGCGACTGGCTGTGGCCGTCCTGACAGCCATTAACCTGCTGGTTTACGTGGCCGACCTGGTGTACTGGGCTTGCCAGGTTTTTCTGTAG